The following proteins come from a genomic window of Pseudomonas sp. MAG733B:
- a CDS encoding RHS repeat-associated core domain-containing protein, which yields MYCCRYRYDPLDRLISHIESAAPRHRFYCKNRLVTEIEGALRHSIVQHGDLLLAQNQHENDAFGTTLLATDLQRSVLLTLEKSTGRQPIAYSPYGHRCAESRLTGLLRFNGERPDPVTGHYLLGNGYRAFNPVLMRFNSPDSLSPFGKGGINSYMYCLGDPINRGDPDGKSPLVFLKGNLTGKMKVSGETAYIQPGISTNQAMRAKSKIELQMKQIDKNTANLNAKFKSNMERNYSPTTSDNTLQELAINTINSNNKINITELPNKLKDHIQNMDVTTRHFYEEVRILDKIDLSRLDWVALRGSHIHLHRDHMRLRQLALAYQREVSAIRDTNEALEINSRGIFNDHFTSRR from the coding sequence ATGTATTGCTGCCGCTATCGCTACGACCCACTGGATCGGTTGATCAGCCACATCGAGTCAGCCGCTCCACGACATCGCTTCTATTGCAAAAATCGCTTGGTCACCGAGATAGAGGGCGCGCTCAGGCACTCCATCGTTCAGCATGGCGATCTGTTGTTGGCGCAAAATCAGCACGAGAATGATGCGTTCGGTACCACCTTGCTGGCGACGGACTTACAGCGCTCGGTGCTACTCACGCTTGAGAAGAGCACTGGGCGCCAACCTATTGCCTACTCCCCCTACGGCCACCGGTGCGCCGAAAGCAGGCTGACCGGGTTGCTGAGATTCAACGGCGAGCGGCCAGATCCGGTGACCGGGCATTATTTGTTGGGTAATGGGTATCGGGCGTTTAATCCGGTTTTGATGCGGTTTAATAGTCCGGATAGCTTGAGTCCGTTTGGGAAGGGAGGGATAAACTCGTATATGTATTGTTTGGGCGACCCTATAAATCGAGGAGACCCTGACGGAAAGAGCCCACTGGTGTTTCTCAAAGGAAATTTGACAGGAAAGATGAAAGTGTCTGGCGAAACCGCTTACATCCAACCAGGGATATCTACCAATCAAGCGATGCGGGCGAAAAGCAAAATAGAACTCCAAATGAAACAGATCGACAAAAACACAGCAAATCTTAATGCAAAATTTAAATCAAACATGGAGAGAAACTACTCACCTACAACCAGCGACAACACCCTACAAGAGCTCGCAATAAACACCATCAACTCTAATAACAAAATAAACATCACAGAGCTGCCCAACAAGCTTAAAGATCACATACAAAACATGGATGTAACAACTCGGCACTTTTATGAAGAGGTTCGTATTCTTGATAAAATCGATCTTTCACGCTTGGACTGGGTCGCATTAAGGGGGAGCCATATTCATCTGCATCGAGACCACATGCGACTGAGGCAGTTAGCACTAGCCTACCAACGAGAAGTATCTGCCATACGAGACACTAATGAGGCGCTGGAAATTAACTCCAGAGGGATTTTCAACGACCATTTCACTTCGCGCAGATAA
- a CDS encoding NAD(P)H-dependent oxidoreductase has product MKVLIVHAHPEPKSFTAALRDQAVATLEAQGHEVQVSDLYKMNWNPVASDADFSSRENPEYLVYALEQRLGVKSQSLAADIQAELDKLLWADLLILNFPIFWFSTPAILKGWIDRVLVSGICYGGKRFYDQGGLAGKKALVTVTLGGREHMFGEGAIHGPLEDMLRPILRGTLAYVGFDVLEPFVAWHVPYISEEARQQFLADYGQRLQHLSDDHPLVFPKLAEFDEQLYPLCQTFDLR; this is encoded by the coding sequence ATGAAAGTATTGATCGTCCACGCCCACCCGGAACCAAAATCCTTCACCGCTGCGCTGCGTGACCAAGCGGTGGCTACCCTAGAAGCGCAGGGCCATGAAGTGCAGGTCAGCGACCTGTACAAAATGAACTGGAACCCGGTGGCCAGCGACGCGGACTTCTCGTCGCGGGAAAACCCCGAGTATCTGGTCTATGCACTGGAACAACGCCTTGGCGTGAAGAGCCAATCGCTGGCTGCCGACATCCAGGCCGAACTCGACAAACTCCTGTGGGCTGACCTGCTGATCCTCAACTTCCCGATCTTCTGGTTCTCCACCCCGGCGATACTCAAGGGCTGGATTGACCGGGTGCTGGTGTCGGGCATTTGCTATGGCGGCAAGCGCTTTTACGATCAGGGAGGATTGGCGGGCAAGAAGGCGCTGGTCACGGTGACATTGGGTGGGCGCGAACACATGTTTGGTGAGGGCGCGATTCATGGTCCGTTGGAAGACATGTTGCGGCCGATTTTGCGTGGGACCTTGGCTTACGTTGGTTTTGATGTGCTGGAACCGTTTGTGGCGTGGCATGTGCCGTATATCAGTGAAGAGGCGCGTCAGCAATTTCTGGCTGATTATGGGCAGCGGTTGCAGCATCTGAGTGATGATCATCCGTTGGTGTTTCCGAAGTTGGCGGAGTTTGATGAACAACTGTATCCACTGTGTCAGACATTTGATCTGAGATAA
- a CDS encoding ABC transporter ATP-binding protein — MTTTKPLLEIRDLHIEGHYEDAWHPLIKGIDLTLQRGEVLGLIGESGAGKSTLGLSAMGYTRDGCRITGGSVHFDGIDLLKAKPEALRKLRGLRIAYVAQSAAASFNPAHRLIDQHVETAVKNGGMSREQAMREAVELYRVLRLPNPETIGQRYPHQVSGGQLQRVMTAMAMACHPDLIIFDEPTTALDVTTQIEVLAAIRDAVKTYGSAAIYISHDLAVVAQMADRIMVLRHGKLVEEAETRKMLGDPQEDYTKSLWAVRSFRTEPKACPQQEEPLLELRNSCASYGQQPVLHDVSLKLYRGQTLAVIGESGSGKSSTARLITGLLPPTYGQVLYDGEPLPADFRQRSKEQLRRIQMIYQIPDTALNPRQRIVDIIGRPLTFYLGLKGKAMRARVAELLEMIELDPATFMERQPRELSGGQKQRICIARALAADPQLIICDEVTSALDQLVAEGVLKLLNRIQQQLGVAYLFITHDVATVRAIADEVLVMQRGRVVDHGSRSQIFTPPHQDYTGLLFSSEPQMDPDWLDRLLASRATANSSNTLEKV; from the coding sequence ATGACGACCACCAAACCTTTGCTGGAAATCCGCGACCTGCACATCGAAGGTCATTACGAAGACGCGTGGCATCCGCTGATCAAGGGCATCGACCTGACCCTGCAACGCGGCGAAGTACTGGGGCTGATCGGTGAGTCCGGCGCAGGCAAGTCGACCCTCGGCCTGTCGGCCATGGGCTACACCCGCGACGGCTGCCGGATTACCGGTGGCTCGGTGCATTTCGACGGTATCGATCTGCTCAAGGCCAAACCCGAAGCACTGCGCAAGCTGCGTGGTTTGCGTATTGCCTACGTGGCGCAGAGTGCGGCGGCCTCGTTCAACCCGGCCCATCGGCTGATCGATCAGCACGTGGAAACCGCTGTGAAGAACGGCGGCATGAGCCGCGAACAGGCGATGCGCGAGGCCGTGGAGTTGTATCGCGTGCTACGCCTGCCCAATCCCGAAACCATCGGCCAACGCTATCCGCATCAGGTCTCCGGCGGCCAGTTGCAGCGCGTCATGACCGCGATGGCCATGGCTTGCCACCCGGACCTGATCATCTTCGACGAACCGACCACCGCGCTGGACGTCACCACGCAGATCGAAGTGCTGGCGGCGATTCGCGATGCGGTGAAGACCTACGGCAGCGCCGCGATCTACATCAGCCACGACCTGGCGGTGGTCGCGCAGATGGCCGACCGGATCATGGTGTTGCGCCACGGCAAACTGGTGGAGGAGGCCGAGACCCGCAAGATGCTCGGCGATCCGCAGGAGGACTACACCAAGTCGCTGTGGGCGGTGCGCAGTTTCCGCACTGAACCGAAGGCCTGCCCGCAGCAGGAAGAACCTTTGCTGGAGCTGCGCAACAGCTGCGCCAGTTACGGTCAGCAACCGGTGCTGCACGACGTTTCGTTGAAGCTCTATCGCGGCCAGACACTGGCGGTGATTGGTGAATCCGGCAGCGGCAAAAGCTCCACGGCGCGCTTGATCACAGGCCTTTTACCGCCAACTTACGGACAAGTGCTGTACGACGGCGAGCCACTGCCGGCGGACTTTCGTCAGCGCAGCAAGGAGCAACTGCGGCGCATCCAGATGATCTACCAGATCCCCGATACGGCGCTGAATCCGCGCCAGCGCATCGTCGACATCATCGGCCGGCCGCTGACGTTCTACCTCGGCCTCAAGGGCAAGGCCATGCGCGCGCGGGTCGCCGAACTGCTGGAAATGATCGAACTCGACCCGGCGACCTTCATGGAGCGTCAGCCCCGTGAATTGTCCGGCGGACAGAAGCAGCGAATCTGCATTGCCCGCGCGCTGGCGGCCGACCCACAATTGATCATCTGCGACGAAGTCACCTCGGCCCTCGATCAACTGGTGGCTGAAGGCGTGCTCAAGCTGCTCAACCGCATTCAACAACAACTCGGCGTCGCCTACCTGTTCATCACCCATGACGTCGCCACCGTGCGCGCGATTGCCGATGAAGTGCTGGTGATGCAACGGGGCAGGGTGGTCGACCACGGCTCGCGCAGCCAGATCTTTACGCCGCCGCATCAGGATTACACCGGACTGCTGTTCTCGTCCGAACCACAAATGGACCCGGACTGGCTCGACCGCTTGCTGGCCAGCCGCGCGACCGCAAACTCATCCAATACGCTGGAAAAAGTCTAA
- a CDS encoding ABC transporter permease has product MNLIKQLMRAPLSAKFGLLVIVLYIFVALFAPILAPFGETQVVGEGFAPWGGQFLLGTDNLGRDMFSRLVYGARNTLGIAFLTTVLAFLLGGSCGLIAAIKGGWVDQGLSRVVDILMAIPQLIFALLILSVVGTTATSLVLVIALLDATRVFRLSRAVAMNVVVQDFVEAARLRGEGLYWLVTREVLPNAAAPLIAEFGLRFCFVFLFISALSFLGLGIQPPTADWGSMVRDNAVLITFGDISPLLPALAVALITVSVNFVVDWMLHKSSGLKEC; this is encoded by the coding sequence ATGAACCTGATCAAACAATTAATGCGCGCGCCGCTGAGCGCGAAGTTCGGGCTGCTGGTGATCGTGCTGTACATCTTCGTGGCGCTGTTTGCTCCGATTTTGGCACCGTTTGGCGAAACCCAAGTGGTGGGCGAGGGCTTTGCGCCATGGGGCGGGCAGTTCCTGTTGGGCACCGATAACCTCGGGCGCGACATGTTCAGCCGTCTGGTCTACGGCGCGCGCAACACACTGGGCATTGCGTTCCTGACCACGGTGCTGGCGTTTCTGCTCGGTGGCTCGTGCGGTTTGATCGCGGCGATCAAGGGCGGCTGGGTCGATCAGGGTTTGTCGCGGGTGGTGGACATCCTGATGGCGATTCCACAACTGATCTTCGCCTTGCTGATCCTCAGCGTGGTCGGCACCACGGCGACCTCACTGGTGCTGGTGATCGCATTGCTGGACGCGACCCGAGTGTTCCGCTTGTCCCGCGCCGTGGCGATGAACGTGGTGGTGCAGGACTTTGTCGAAGCCGCACGCCTGCGCGGTGAAGGCCTGTATTGGCTGGTGACCCGCGAAGTGCTGCCGAACGCGGCGGCGCCGTTGATTGCTGAATTCGGTCTGCGGTTCTGCTTCGTGTTCCTGTTCATCAGTGCGCTGTCGTTCCTCGGCCTCGGTATTCAACCGCCGACCGCCGACTGGGGCAGCATGGTGCGCGACAACGCCGTACTGATCACCTTCGGCGACATCAGCCCGTTGCTGCCCGCCCTGGCCGTGGCCTTGATCACGGTCAGCGTCAACTTCGTCGTCGACTGGATGCTGCACAAATCCAGCGGCCTCAAGGAATGCTGA
- a CDS encoding ABC transporter permease, whose amino-acid sequence MRSIFKLLGQRLALGLLSLFAVSVIIFLAVGLLPGDIAQAMLGQSATPETVAAYRAQLGLDLPPLTRFGHWIWQLLHGDLGVSLANQRPIAELVGARLGNTFSLALLAALVSVPLALLLGMLAALYRNSWFDRLLNTSALSAVSFPEFFVAYILILVFAVKLNWFPSISNLAPDASLGTILERSVLPVATLSLVVIAQMMRMTRASLINLLASPYIEMARLKGISQSRIIFRHALPNALAPIVNVVALNLAYLVVGVVVVEVVFVYPGLGQLLVDSVAKRDIPVVQACSLIFAATYILLNTSADVLSIASNPRLMHPKG is encoded by the coding sequence ATGAGAAGTATTTTCAAGCTGTTAGGGCAGCGCCTGGCCTTGGGCCTGCTGTCGCTGTTCGCCGTATCGGTGATTATCTTTCTCGCCGTCGGCCTGCTTCCGGGCGACATCGCCCAGGCCATGCTCGGCCAGTCCGCCACACCGGAAACCGTGGCTGCCTACCGCGCGCAATTGGGTCTGGACTTGCCGCCGCTGACCCGTTTCGGTCACTGGATCTGGCAACTGCTGCACGGTGATCTTGGCGTGTCGCTGGCCAACCAGCGGCCCATTGCCGAACTGGTCGGCGCGCGTTTGGGCAACACGTTCAGCCTCGCATTGCTGGCGGCGCTGGTGTCGGTGCCATTGGCTTTGCTGCTGGGTATGCTCGCCGCGTTGTACCGCAATAGCTGGTTCGACCGCTTGCTCAACACCTCGGCCCTGAGCGCGGTGTCGTTCCCCGAGTTCTTCGTCGCCTACATCCTGATCCTGGTGTTCGCGGTGAAGCTCAACTGGTTCCCGAGCATTTCCAACCTCGCGCCGGACGCGTCCCTCGGCACGATACTGGAACGCTCGGTACTGCCGGTGGCAACCCTCAGCCTGGTGGTGATCGCGCAAATGATGCGCATGACTCGCGCATCTCTGATCAACCTGCTCGCCAGCCCTTACATCGAAATGGCCCGGCTCAAGGGCATCAGCCAGTCGCGAATCATCTTCCGCCATGCCTTGCCGAATGCGTTGGCGCCGATCGTCAACGTCGTCGCGTTGAACCTGGCGTACCTGGTGGTCGGCGTGGTGGTGGTCGAGGTGGTGTTTGTCTATCCGGGCCTCGGCCAGTTACTGGTGGACTCCGTGGCCAAGCGCGACATCCCGGTGGTGCAGGCGTGCAGCCTGATCTTTGCCGCGACGTACATCCTGCTCAACACCAGCGCCGATGTGCTGTCGATTGCCAGCAATCCACGCCTGATGCATCCGAAGGGGTAG
- a CDS encoding ABC transporter substrate-binding protein — MSDNKNKITQANHEFSFPRRDFLKYSATAAAVAGAFSMGLPFGAFAEEATPKPGGVLRLGLAGGSTTDSKDPGSWADTFTFVGFSAVYNTLTEIAVDGTAIPELAESWTSTPDARVWTFKLRQGVTFHNGKTLDAEDVVASIQHHLGEKSTSAAKTVLGDVAKVSANGSDSVVFELKSGNADFSYVVADYHLVIMPSKDGVPDWKAGVGTGGYRLKDFEPGVRMTLERSPDYWKPGRAHFASAELIAIADGAARVNALVTGQVDVINKVDLKTVALLKRNPNLVIEETKGAQHYTFPMLTDSQVFQNNDVRLAMKHAINRETLLASVLHGYGLVGNDHPIQPGSRFINTALEQRTYDPDKSRFYLKKAGLDSLKVRLQASDAAYTGAVDASVLFKEQARAAGIDIDVVREPADGFFSNVWMKQPFTTSFWYSSLTADRMFSIGYAKGAAWNETHWDNARFNQLLNAARGEMNDPLRREMYNEMQGLCRDEGGAIVPLFASSVAARSNKVAHGGQTAPYGELDGLRVIERWWQA; from the coding sequence ATGAGCGATAACAAAAACAAGATTACTCAAGCGAACCATGAATTCAGCTTTCCGCGCCGGGACTTTCTCAAGTACAGCGCGACTGCAGCAGCGGTGGCCGGGGCGTTCTCCATGGGTCTGCCGTTTGGCGCCTTCGCCGAAGAGGCCACGCCGAAACCGGGCGGCGTTTTGCGTTTGGGCCTGGCCGGTGGCAGCACCACGGACTCCAAGGATCCGGGCTCCTGGGCCGACACCTTCACCTTCGTCGGTTTCTCGGCGGTCTATAACACGCTCACCGAAATCGCCGTCGACGGCACCGCCATCCCTGAACTCGCAGAGAGCTGGACCTCGACCCCGGACGCCCGCGTCTGGACCTTCAAACTGCGCCAGGGCGTGACCTTTCACAACGGCAAGACCCTGGACGCCGAAGATGTGGTGGCGTCGATCCAGCATCACCTCGGCGAGAAATCCACCTCGGCCGCCAAAACCGTGTTGGGCGATGTCGCCAAAGTCAGCGCCAACGGTAGCGACAGCGTGGTGTTCGAATTGAAGTCGGGCAACGCCGATTTCTCATACGTGGTCGCCGACTATCACTTGGTGATCATGCCGAGCAAGGACGGTGTGCCCGATTGGAAGGCCGGCGTCGGCACTGGCGGTTATCGGCTCAAGGACTTCGAGCCGGGCGTGCGCATGACCCTGGAACGCAGCCCCGATTACTGGAAACCGGGGCGCGCGCACTTCGCCAGCGCCGAATTGATCGCCATCGCGGACGGAGCAGCGCGGGTCAACGCACTGGTCACCGGGCAAGTGGACGTGATCAACAAGGTCGACCTGAAAACCGTCGCGCTGCTCAAGCGCAACCCGAACCTGGTGATCGAAGAAACCAAAGGCGCGCAGCACTACACCTTCCCGATGCTCACCGACAGTCAAGTGTTCCAGAACAACGATGTACGCTTGGCGATGAAGCACGCGATCAACCGCGAAACCTTGCTGGCTTCAGTGCTGCACGGCTATGGCCTGGTGGGCAACGATCACCCGATCCAGCCTGGCAGCCGCTTCATCAACACTGCGTTGGAGCAGCGCACTTACGATCCGGACAAGTCGCGTTTCTACCTGAAAAAGGCCGGCCTGGATTCGCTCAAGGTGCGCCTGCAAGCCTCCGACGCTGCGTACACCGGCGCCGTCGACGCCTCGGTGCTGTTCAAGGAACAGGCGCGCGCGGCCGGGATCGACATCGACGTGGTACGCGAACCCGCCGATGGTTTCTTCTCCAACGTCTGGATGAAGCAACCGTTCACCACCTCGTTCTGGTACTCCAGCCTGACCGCCGACCGCATGTTCAGCATCGGTTACGCCAAGGGGGCGGCGTGGAACGAAACCCACTGGGATAACGCGCGTTTCAATCAACTGCTCAACGCTGCCCGGGGCGAGATGAACGACCCGCTGCGCCGCGAGATGTACAACGAAATGCAGGGCCTTTGCCGCGACGAGGGCGGGGCGATTGTGCCGTTGTTTGCCAGTTCGGTGGCGGCGCGTTCCAACAAGGTTGCCCATGGCGGACAGACCGCGCCGTATGGCGAGCTGGATGGGTTGCGGGTGATTGAGCGGTGGTGGCAGGCGTGA
- a CDS encoding aldehyde dehydrogenase family protein, with product MLNHKALFIDGRWQTPSGQGIAEVINPATEEVAGSVPLGDERDVDNAVAAARKAFASWSRTPSSVRAGYIRALAEQLRTRADEMAAVITAELGMPVQWCRSVQVDGPIEGLEQYVELAHLMDEVREVGNSLVIREAVGVCAFINPWNYPLHQLIGKLAPALAAGCTVVVKPSQETPLHAFLLAQMIEAIGLPAGVFNLVSGPGSKVGEALAKHPDVDMVSFTGSTGAGVRVAQAAAPSVKRVCLELGGKSPLLIAEDADLAAAVRYGVQDVMINSGQTCTALTRMLLPASRYAEAVELALAETLSLRMGDPLDPQSFLGPMCSAGQRRTVLDYIKVGQQEGARLLCGGDTPSTFERGFYVSPTLFADVDNRMRIAQEEIFGPVLCLIPYADEAQAIQIANDSPFGLSSGVWAGSAERALQLGRQMRAGQCFLNGAAFNYQAPFGGYKQSGNGREWGEEGLNEFVEVKAIQV from the coding sequence ATGCTTAACCACAAGGCACTGTTTATTGATGGACGCTGGCAAACCCCGTCGGGGCAGGGCATCGCCGAGGTGATCAACCCGGCCACCGAGGAAGTGGCCGGCAGCGTTCCGCTTGGCGATGAACGCGATGTCGACAACGCTGTGGCGGCTGCGCGCAAAGCTTTTGCCTCGTGGTCGCGTACGCCCTCCAGCGTGCGCGCCGGTTATATCCGTGCACTCGCCGAACAACTGCGGACTCGCGCCGATGAAATGGCCGCGGTGATCACCGCTGAATTGGGGATGCCGGTGCAGTGGTGTCGCTCGGTGCAGGTTGACGGGCCGATCGAGGGCCTTGAGCAATACGTCGAACTGGCGCACCTGATGGACGAAGTGCGCGAAGTCGGCAATTCGCTGGTGATTCGCGAAGCGGTCGGCGTCTGTGCCTTCATCAACCCGTGGAATTACCCGCTGCATCAGTTGATCGGCAAACTCGCCCCGGCATTGGCCGCTGGTTGCACGGTGGTGGTCAAGCCGAGCCAGGAAACCCCGCTGCACGCGTTTTTGCTGGCGCAGATGATCGAAGCCATCGGCCTGCCAGCTGGGGTGTTCAATCTGGTCAGCGGCCCGGGTTCGAAAGTCGGCGAAGCGTTGGCCAAGCATCCGGACGTGGACATGGTGTCGTTCACCGGCTCTACCGGCGCCGGTGTTCGCGTCGCACAAGCGGCAGCGCCTTCGGTGAAACGCGTGTGCCTGGAACTGGGCGGCAAGTCGCCGCTGTTGATTGCTGAAGACGCGGATCTGGCGGCCGCTGTGCGTTACGGCGTGCAGGACGTGATGATTAACTCCGGCCAGACCTGCACCGCGTTGACCCGCATGCTGCTGCCGGCCAGTCGTTATGCCGAAGCCGTGGAATTGGCACTCGCGGAAACCCTGAGCCTGCGCATGGGCGATCCACTCGACCCGCAAAGTTTCCTCGGCCCGATGTGCTCGGCCGGGCAACGGCGCACCGTGCTCGACTACATCAAGGTCGGGCAACAGGAAGGCGCGCGATTGCTGTGCGGCGGTGACACGCCCTCTACGTTCGAACGCGGCTTTTATGTCAGCCCGACGCTGTTCGCCGATGTCGACAACCGCATGCGCATCGCCCAGGAAGAAATCTTCGGCCCGGTGCTGTGCCTGATTCCTTACGCCGATGAGGCGCAAGCGATCCAGATTGCCAATGACTCGCCGTTCGGCCTGTCCAGCGGCGTCTGGGCCGGTAGCGCCGAGCGCGCCTTGCAACTGGGCCGGCAGATGCGCGCCGGGCAGTGTTTCCTCAATGGTGCGGCGTTCAACTATCAGGCGCCGTTCGGTGGCTACAAACAGTCGGGCAATGGTCGGGAGTGGGGGGAAGAAGGGCTGAACGAATTCGTCGAAGTGAAGGCGATCCAGGTGTGA